TGAGGAATGGAGAGGGAGACAGGAGCTCTCTGCCGTTCCCTCCAGTTACTGCAGTGGGCAGTTGGATCCTCGAAAGGTTCTCGAAGGTTTATTGTAACTCACATCTCGCTCAGGTTACTTTTTCCCCTTATAATGCATTATAACTACAAACGTAACAAGTCGATGATTTAGGATAAATTCGGTTATTGGCAAAATTTCGCGAAATTTAGTGCCCCCAGCCGTTAAGTTAATTATGTGGGCAATCTACAGATTTTTCATAGCTTTTTATGGTTAATAGATTTGTTGAATTGCAGGGGCTCTTGCTGcgctttctcttcctttcttgtCATCGTCATCATTCAGTGTGTTTTGCGGGACAGCAGATCCTCAGAGCTGGATTAGTAAATTCCGCGTTCTAAAGAACTTTCATGgagagggatttttttttttaacacctcGCCCCGCTGGGCACAAAATAGAGGGCTGTTGTTTGGCTCATCTATTTCACGCTCTTTTCGATGCATATCATCCTGTTAATCTGAAAATCATCCGGGATAAAGAAGAGGCATtataaagtgttttttttttttttccctttttattttatctgtGGATGTATTTCGTGTGCTTTTAAAGCCTTTTTGCTGTAAAAACTTTTAGACTGGTGTTTGAATTTTGGTGTTGTTCATTGGTACTAGTACAGAGTTTGGTGGTTTATTGTGTTCTTTTATAAAATAGCAAGGATGTAAAGGTCAACTTCAAATTCGCCAGTAGAGGTCTagtgctttttcactttttcatcTTGTAATTCAAAATTTGCACTCAGCTACTCTGccgttttgttttattttactgtAAACCATGTCGTTAATTACGGTAGTGAAGTGATATATTTTGTAAACCACAAGATAATACAATAAGATATTTTATCGTCGTATAATCTGTATATTATCGTTCTGCGGTCGTCAAAGAGAGTATCAGTTTACTACTCTGCGCAGCGATGGATTCTTAGCCTGCATTATAGTTAAATGTAACTGCTTGAACTGTAGGATGACGAAGTCAAAAGAGCCAAATTAAACTTTTCCCAAAATGAGGAAACAATAAATCATTTATtcaactaaatttcaattttctgGGAAAAACTACCAAAATGACTTTCAACTAAAAGTTTCAATGCTAGTTTGAAATACAGTGTTCGAGCATGACATCTAACCAGAATAATAAATATACTTGTCCTAAAAGTTCAtgaagtatttatttatttaacattATTTGTTAAGCTAAGTGATAATCCGGAGTATAAGTATAACAAAAGCAAAGCAGCAGCAAGAATAAGGCTTTGTTtaggattgcggggagattgcattatgtgcggtgagaaagtgtaatattacgttccgcatatcgcgatgaatcgattacgatatatttttctGCGGTCctaccggagaacgcagaaacatattcccatatgctttttcctcaactccattttatctaatagcgttagatagattttaataccaaactaagagCAAAGGTGACTGACTCTCACCCTGCAAATATGGCTTTTGCACATCTGCCCTTTCTGTTTCTACAAACAGAAGTCGGCCGGCTGGAttcattgctctctctctctttgcttgtTTTGGAAGATCAAAGTGCAGACAGAATGAGACACCCAAATGTTACAGTCAGAATTGGCAACCACAGCACCAGTGGCATTATTAGTGGAATCCACATCCACATTCATGATTCATTAATGTTAGCTGTCACATCCCACATCTAGCTCAGAGTTTTCCTCCATTGATCTAAGAACAGCAAATTTACACCAATGCCTAGATAATTTGCAAAACATCACAAAGTCACCTTTTCATTTAATGATTTCTTTTTGTTAATGAAGTTCTTCCAGATTCGTCTGTAGATAACTTCTGCACAAATAGCATTCTGTCCGGCGatttgtttttttgagagatagatagcacgctactcgcttcgtttatttcatttagaaataaacttagttgaaaatgtgaatcaactacgattcgaacttgggttctcagataccaaccacaaAGTCCttcgccacttgctctagagacggtctaTTGTCCGGCGATTTGTTAATATAccgctttatatatatatatataaagagagagagagagtaggactactgtgctattaggagcacagcagcccttgtgctcctaactttctaaccacccatcaagtttgatgggtggttagaatgagagaaaaaagagatattgaagagaaattcaaggagaagagaaattgaaacacCCAATTTCTTCCCAATatctcatctctctcttgttctaatcatccatcaaacttgatgagtggttagaaagttaagagtacaagggctgctgtgctcctaatagcacaatagctCAGAGGCCAGGAGAATTTGACCTAGTTAATTAATGTGCTTTGCGCTTTGCAAATATGAGAACATATGGTGATGTTAGGGAAATTAACTTCTTATCTTTTACTTAATTCTTTTGACAAAAAAAGAGATATAGCAGGAATTTAAACCCACAATGGGTCATTCATGCTCACAAGAAATAACCACCACTTTAACCCTCTTTTTCAGAACAAAGTCACtttatttatcttctttttaGTCCCTACAACCCCCCTTACAAATTCAAAGAGAGGGAAAGCATGGTTAATTTCCCCCTTtatgtacatgtacatatgtGGATGCCCATGCCATACATCTCAACATAAGTACCAACCTTATTAATTGTAGGGAGGGAGAGGTGAGGGATGAGATGAGCTCAAAACCTAAAGCTTAAATATGTTCTAGTCTCATCAAGATGGACCAAATTGATGGGATTGGCTCAGCTCGAGTATTTTCTATTGGACCGCGCCCGGCGTAGACCGGTTCGACCAGGTCGACCGCCTCGGGAACAACCGCCTCCGCTGCTTCAGATTGCGCGAGAGCTCCATCTCCGACCGCAGTATCTCCCACATCACTTGCACATCCTGATACCCGCAAGTTTGCACGTCGTCGTGAAGCTTAAGAATGCCACTACCTGCGCGAAAAATTACACGAAATTGTTTAAGAAATAACCAGTACAGTTAAATAACTTACAAATGGATTAAATTGTAATGATCTACATGACAATCATTTGTGCAATTCCATTTCAAATAATAATGTCTCACAAAGTGTTAATTATGTTGTGACACTGATAGGAGTTGGTTTTTATTGCTTTACAAAcaattctttttatctttttgggcTTCATAACCAATTATAATCTGATATATAATAACTCttcaattataatataataaaagagcAATGTTGTAGCCAGGTAAAAatgaacttttttttctctctttttttttttttgtttttgtgaagTTTCAGGATTGGAAGGTCCCCAAAAATTCAATGTGATGCACTATTTTCACTTTGGAATTAAGGAGATATTTATTTGGTGATACTAAATTAGGTATCACctctttaagataaaaatagaaGTATCATATTTGGAGGAATTAAACCACTAAAGCATTGTAATAACAGTAAAGCAAATGATCACTGAACCCATTTACAGTAGGTGGAGAAAATTAACCAAGAAGCAGACATTAACTCATACATTTAAACTAGTACActcaataaataatatttagataaatttaaatatgtctAAACTCAAATCTCTtataaaagaaagtaaaaatagaaaatgttGTGAAACTCTATATCTCTCTATTTATTAATTGAGCTTTAATAAACataaaaatcttttctttttctttaaaaacccTCATGATTTCCCTTAAAATTTCCCATCTGTAATTGATATAAATTTCTCCATTGAATGAATAAAATTCTTAAAAGGTACATATCCTTATAGATTGACTTGGGAAATGAGAaaacattataattaattatggaAATAGGTTGAAGATATTGATTTGTGTGTGTCAAAAATATGTGGGGAgggaaataataaaaataaaaaagaaaagatttaataaaaaaaagacataaaagatattttaatagGTTTTCAAACTAACAAAGGAGAGCATATTACCTAATCAATCAAGAGGTCCTAAACAAATGAGATACCTAAAAATGGATGGTGGATatcaaaagaaagaagagaaaatgctTTGTCCAACTCCCATCTAATTGTATGGACTATGGACCATTCACCAATTCATAGACTCCATATTTATCCATCCtcctcaaaataattaaaaataatttaataataataataataacaacaacaacaacaacaataataattagtattatgatgtttcattaaaaaaaaaagatattttaatatataataaatcatttaaaaacctataagCAAGTAGCTTTTCAAACTAACAAAGGAGAGCAAAAATCCTAATTAATAGGTTAGTAATATAATTTCATAACCAGAGAGACTTATTAATACATATTTAATTAACCATAGGTTTATCTAATTAGATCACTATTCGTTAACTGAATTTagcaaaatttaataaaatctaaatttattcctTGCAAATTTTGGCCTTTTGCGATTTCACTCAGCTCCTACTTTCACAAAATGGAGtgtaaattaatataaaaaataagataagatATAAATAAATCCTAAGAATTAAATATATGTACCAATtcgtaaaataaatgaaaaaaatattgatttaaaaaaaaaaaaaaggtggtggTGAGTTAGGGGAGGTGAGGTTACCGTCCTTCCGGGCCTTGACCCGGGCGGCGACGGCGAGCCACGCACGCTTGACGGGGAAGACGACTTTGTTGTGCCACCACGCCATCACCCGCGCCCCGATCCTCCTTCGCCGTAGGGCGGCGCACCCGACCGCGACACCCCCCAATCGCCCCGCCAGGTCCTCCGAATCTCGTCCTCTGCCGCCGTTGCCGCCGCCTCTGCCTCTGCCGCCACTGCTGATCCTTCGGTAACCTCACCGCAAAGTTACCCCTCTCACTcgcaataatttatttttattttttgattattttttgctcattattattgttattattattattattattcatctCTCCTCCACCACTTTGTACTTTGGAGATCTAtgaagagctctctctctctctctctctctctttctctctgtggCTCTTTTATCGGTGTAGATTCCACAAGTTGTTGTGATGATACACGGTCACCAccggtttttattttattttatttattttatttttctttttttcctccaatCGAGGTTTGACACGCTCCACGCATGTGGGGCCCGGTTTGTAATTTTGACACGTGTGGGTTGTACTATTCGGGCACAAAAATCAACAGGGCCTCTAACATGGGAGATTTTATTTGAGGATCTTGgatatttcatcaaattttgTTGCCCCAAATAAGATTATAgttatgtattttttaaaaaatttctttttttaccataatattattgtattacttttgcttagatttctataattttgatgggttaatttgattggttgtaTTTGAATTCTACgtgaaataataaatataaaaaatatagtttccTCAAGTAGTAGAtaagcaaattaaatttttactcATCGCTTCTATCCGCATATTAATAACTACTTCTAAATAGCGACATCaattctataatataatatattttaccattccaatgtataataataatataattattttgtgcaCTTTTTTAATGAAATCTTAACGGTATCATTTGTTTTgggaataatattatataattaacatTAATAAACATTTTAACCATGAAggaattaaaaagattagacagtataattaaaatttctagaGAACTTAGATATCCATCTCAAAAAATGCGCCATAGTCTTTGTAAGTTTTgcgatatatataaaaaccacagaacaataaattaattcaGCTTAATTCTCAAATTCTCTTACTCAATAGTCTTAAATATGCTAGGAGGTCATGGATCTCTATGAATTGCGATGATCCAACTTCATCACCTTTGCTATGGTGCGTTGATGGAGAAATCTCGGTGATTTTTGACCAGAATCAAAAAATCATCTCCTAAAAAATATTCCATCTATTTGTCTAAAACAACATCGAAATAAACATGTGATCATACCTCGTGATGCAATGATCGATCGACCCAATCATGTAGTCCTATATATCGACCGTGACGTACGTGATGACTTAGTCTATCATAGAGTTCCACCGACCGTGACACACTGGCATACTTCTGTATTGTACGTACGAAAGTGCTTTTAGTTTACCCATCATTTCTATTTGAGGGCTCtcatacaattttattttaattatttttatgcttttttgaACTATATTAGTCCACCGGGTCACCggtgaaaattttcaatttaaacaATCTAACCAATATGTCTAGCTGTAAATACTTCTCAATTTGATTAAATTACAGATAAATAGATCTTCTGGATTGagattcttttttttagagaaaaatatagCATGCTATACGCtccattcattttcttttttttagaaatgaacttagccAGTAGTGCAAAGCAACTATAtatcgaacttgggatctcaggtaccaaccatcaagtcctttgcctcTTACGCCAGAGAGAATCGATTCTTCTTGCTGAGATTTGGCATGAGATGCTAGACCGTCAGTATCTCAATAGCGAGGCACATCTGGGGTGGGGATTGGAGGAGTCATGAGTTCGACTCTCTGAGTTCCACTCTTGGTGCGAGAACTTCGGTTAAGGTTGTAGGGCACTAAGCTCTCAATTATCCaaaatatatgataataaatatataaaggaaaaaaaaaaaaaaagaatgtatgAGCTTGGGGGGGTCCATGGCGTAGTCGGTGAACCGGGCTCACGCGCCGCCTCGGTCTTCCCCCCTCTGCTCGTGAGCTCCGTACGAGGGAGGCCGACCAATCAAGCGACCGACGAGGCTATCGACTCGACACGTGGCGGAAATCCATTGGCGGCCTCTCCCCGTTccgctttgttttttttgactCGTGTCGCACACGTGGCGCTCGCCGCCTCGGTGTGCGCGCGTATCTTTCTCGTGTTCGGTCGGGGAGGGTGACCCGAAGTGGGCCCCAACCACTCCCCTCCCCCAACCCAAAAGTGGGACCCACCCCCCACATCCCCACCACAAGTGGGACCCACGTTTTCCGCGCGAATTCCTCGGGCGATTAATCGCCTCGATCTCTCCCACGGCCCCCGATCCGGGTCCAACGCTTGCCCCGCAATTTCCACGCTATTGTGTGGTTCTACGCATGTTGTTTGATTCAACAACGTATGCATGATTAGGGAAATAGATGCAGCACTGGTATAGCAATTCGTGCAATACGGCggatgaataattaaaaaatataaaaaatatcaataaaaaaaatagcaataaaaaaagtgatgatGAGGGGCGTGATTTATCTTACCGTTGAATGAAAGGAACagctgaaagaaaaaaaaaagaaaggactTAAGCTGGTTTGAGGTGGAGCCCACACTCAACTATGAAGGAAAAGTTGTCATGCGgtaatttttggaaaaataatgtataagtatatataaattggagttgagctagaatactatcgatagcaaacgggcttcgttgccacccatttgtttttgatgatagagcctccaaatcgatgatcggcatcgttaaacatgatctatacaacttgaagtgtttagaaatcaaatttcaaatcttttcgacatcatttgcctaatgatcaaagggtttcaaaatttgtagttttaatggtcgatatgaggtgttttctcgtttaacggcgtgaagatatccaaatcaattgaatttttgttagaaaattctttaaactatttaaaacaagatctaaactcttgatcttgattacaagattcctatcatcattttttaaagaatattcattttcaaccgttcatttttgtgtccactcgatgaataaaagaacaatatcggaaatatatgaaatttgatttctaaacactttaagtagtatagattatgtttaacggtgccgatcatcgatttagaggctccatcatcgaaaacaaatgggtgtcaacggagcccgtttgctacccatagtattctagctcaacttataTAAATTATTGAGTCTACttagtgggaaaaaaaaaaaaagagagaatgatCATACATGTGGAGGCATAAAGGGCCGGGATTGTTCCATGGGAATGTTCGTATTAGTTTGTTTTAGTTTGATTGTTAGGTTGAAGTGTCGCGATCATCGTTGTTATTGTCATTGGCGATTTGATTTATTCTTCGATGATGTGATAGTCGATTGATCAGATGATCAAATGCAAGCTAATTAGAAGTTACATATGTACGTAGATCTCATAAGAGCCGTTGAGTGTGAGATAAGTGATCGAAAGTCTAGTGCCATCTGAGCTGTCTGTATTATGTCATACAATTTTGTggaaaaaaagacaaaagttCTTATACTGCTGTTCTTTTTTACGTGATTCGCAGATGTTCTTATATTGCTGTTGTTTTTTACGTGATTCGCAGAGTAAAGATAACGTAGTTCGTGATGTGATATATCAAGGAAAGTTAAAAAGTGATCATCAATATAATTGTAACTTTTGAATATATAACTTTGCGATTTGTGGATAATGTTTGTTACCAAATTAAGGAGAGGACCTACTTTTGCAATAAATGTTTAAGGGAGGTTAAAAATTGGCAATTGTTGGAGAGTATAAATAGATATCAAATAAATCGAGGTATTGAGGCGTGTGTCAACACTTTCGTTAAGCTTGATATTTACCCGCACTCAAAAATATGCAGAAGGATTAATGAGAAATCACCTTCAGGATACAATAATACCACCGAAGCATGCAAACGACacttttaaagatttttttatcaaaaaatttctctcttaagaatcaatataaaaaaattgggaTAAAAAAAGATTGGTTATGTTGCCTTGAAGCCTTCGAATATcttctatttataaaatatgaataattACGATAAAAAATTGGTTACGAGAAATGATTGGTTATATTGCTTTTATTAGAAGACACtgattaaatagtataaaaatatataataaatctcTATGGTAGActcattataaatttttatcaaattatttttaattattttttaattattgttttgtattttattatttttatattaaaatgagTTGAATATATTCTCTGTCACTTTTAATCAGTATTTTTTTAACAGTTCTAATATAAGTTTATGGATTTGCTGTttatagtgtaaaaaaaaaaaacaaatgtacTTCTCCAAAAAAACTAGAGTGTGAGAAATGAGTACAATGTAATATAGTATTAGTAAGCTTtaaatgtaaaatgtatgttTCATATGTCACATCAGAAAATGGAAAACCTCTCTATGGATGCTagcttggatgaaaaaaaatcCTGATGTATGGTCTTAGGGGCCATCTGGTTAgatacaattaaaaatatagtgtaatgatatatgcatataattaaaaataaaaatctataaccatatatatatatatatatataaagaataatTAGTGTGGTAATCTTATAAATTGTTTAACGTTAATTATTCTTTCTAACTATTGCATTTTGAAATTGCTCAATTTGAGTATAATTCCAACTACAGTAGGATTcaaataaatcaaatcaaattttagatttgaatCTGAATATAGTTACAACTATATTGTAATTACTATTCCACGCAATCGAACAGACATTTACTGAGTTCCTTAACTCACCCCATTTTAATCCTCTAtttatttagggaaaacttcaaaaaccccccctgtggtttcatgcattctcactttcataccctgtggtttaaaacgtatcaatttgcccccctgtggtttcatttttttctttttgttatcaattttattattatttttttttaaatcagtgacaaaattaaaattaaaggatactaaagtgaatattcgataaatatagatggttatttgaagttttttgtatataatttaacgaaatattaacgaaaaagcttctgaaaagataaaaacgaaaccacaggggggcaaattgatacgttttaaaccacagggtactaaagtgagaatgcatgaaaccacagggggggtttttgaagttttcccatttaTTATTTTGTCACAGTTTAgtttattcaaattaattttggcCTACAAAGGCTCATCAACTGCACTTTTGCAGTATGTCCATATATACACAGCACTAATCAATTATTTTTCTGAGAAAATATTCATAATAAACACAGTAAGTTGGACTTAGTCAAATATTTAAtgctatataaatatataatatatagcatCAAAGTTGCCGTAGCATCAATCAATTATGCTATCCTATGTTCACAAACATTTTGATAGGCACTTGTGTGGTTCTTAAAGTTAAACGTATAGGTTTACTATTTCGAACTAAATATCACTACATGAACACTAGAAGATCCCTAAAATTTGCTTAGAAGTTATGATTATAGAGAAATACTAAAGAGTGTCAATTTTATGCCCCCTCGACCTACGGGTTAGAAAATTTCTAGATTTTTAGTATACATAAAAAAGTTACAAGATAAAGAACGATCTAATATGGAGCATCTGATGAAGGATtatatgatttatatatattttttggtgtGTATAAATAATATTGCTCATGATTATATAGGCGATAGTtagtagataatttttttttttgttttgttaaaaaaattacaggCATGGCACGTACAAACTCAGTAGACATCAACTCTTAAAGGCTAAATGTATATATTCAACTGAAAAATACCACATGCTGTGTTAATTCATCAACGTTACATTCTAGGGGACCTTTTGGGATATATTGAGGATTACTCTTTTAAACCTAGATAGAGTTAGGAAAAGATAAatcgaaaataaaattactccagcaaattaaatttattaaatccaACCAAATCTAGTTGGTGAATACTTATAATTTCAATGAGTCTCtctattaatgaaaaaaaaaaactaatacttAGGATGCTCCTTACACTTGGAAATTGATAGTGACAAAGGTGATTTGCTATTGATAGGGCAACTACAATATATCGTATCAAAATTTGGTCAATTTTGCGCAGCTAATATGaattttctttatatatgtGGCTTTTTCTTTATAGCGCTACTAATATGCTTAACTTTAACATCCGAATTAATCAATGATTGTcatctttacatatatatatatatatatatatatatatatatatatatataccagcaACTTTTAAAAAACCGCCCTTGGGGGTACGGCAATCATAACACGACGATTTTGTGCGGGTAGGACAATCAAAGATCGTTATATATGTGGCTCTTTTATAGCCGCAAATACGCCGACCGTAACGTGCGAATCAGTCACGCAATCGAGAGCTAAGCATGCATGTCAGCATATCAACGACTTGTTTAAGAAATGTTGCGAGGGTATAATGGCCATAACAAAGTGATgtattatatttgaaaacaacACAACGATTTGAAAATGATAGCTATAGCACAAGGTGGTCATGAGGTTTACTTGTTAAGTAATGCTAGATGACTACTGTTGCCGACAAAATAAAGGAGATCTAAATCCAACTCAACCATATCAAAAGATTTGGGCAAAGATACGCGCGCGGCGACCCCTTGTCAAAATCGCCGAGGAATCGCCGTAGTAGTTGGAGACCGTtggaacaaaaataaaaaaaaatagaaaagaaaaagaaaaatcgaacGAAGCTATATACGCCTCCTCTACGCGCCAGCCGAGGTCAAAGAACCCTGTCGACTACGTTGACCGCCGACCCGACGAGATCCGCCGTCCGTTTGGGACACGTGGGAGAATCGGAGGACGAGTGGATCGGAGGCACGTGCGTCTCGCGTGAGGAGTAGGGTTGCAAATGGATCCGAATTGGTGGTGcgtcccgccccgatccgtcccGAGTGAGACTGTACGcgagaaatatagaaaaatataatttgttctGAATATATTTCGAttgctaagaaaaaaaaatcaagttctTTGATCAgtaaaaaaatctgtaaaaaaaatttgctcttGTCTTGATCTGCTCAAATGGAGCAGTAAATAggaataagatataaaataaaatataaattaatatgctTTGATTTGATAAAAAACGGTGCAAAAAGAGAAAATCCCTTCAGTCCACAGATCCGTCCCGTTTGCATACCTAGTGAGTGAGGAGTCATTTGTGGGCGATGTTGGTGATGTGGCAGAGTATGATCACATGTACCTACGCCACCACCTTTTTATGATTAAAGAATACGCATATGATGTGATTTTTCTATCGGCGTAAGCATTTTAAGAAAATCTTATTTATCAGTGGCGGAATGAAAATGAAAgctctttaaaataattttaccaTTTATTGGACAAGAGAATGCAATAAGAGCCCGTTGTACATAGACAACAAGTTCGAAAGCGATATTACCCACAAAGTCAAAATAATACGAATAATTGTATCGGACAAGTTTAGCATTGTGAGTGCATGGTATAGAATATGTAACGCTTCATTTCAA
This window of the Ananas comosus cultivar F153 linkage group 19, ASM154086v1, whole genome shotgun sequence genome carries:
- the LOC109724561 gene encoding uncharacterized protein LOC109724561, giving the protein MAWWHNKVVFPVKRAWLAVAARVKARKDGSGILKLHDDVQTCGYQDVQVMWEILRSEMELSRNLKQRRRLFPRRSTWSNRSTPGAVQ